Proteins from a single region of Hermetia illucens chromosome 3, iHerIll2.2.curated.20191125, whole genome shotgun sequence:
- the LOC119653039 gene encoding phosphopantothenate--cysteine ligase translates to MSQTHWEEFYATHLPPTDFEDNRSLLKEFCDRHNKIKSNVVLVTSGGTTVPLEHNTVRFVDNFSAGTRGSASAEYFLDHGYAVIFMHRLKSLEPFTRHFTGQQFLDMLELHESGPSTTITVDPDSVDVLAPILQKYKNARESQMILYISFTSVVDYMWLLRAACECLATFEQRALLYLAAAVSDFYIPSDKMPTHKMQSGQGAPVISLQLVPKMLAPLASLWVPHAFVVSFKLETDESLLITKSRDSLNKYKHKLVIANILQTRKHRVVFVTPTTSYELHLTREQALAGLEIEEPIVADVVRKHEEFINSATRQ, encoded by the exons ATGTCACAAACCCATTGGGAGGAATTCTATGCAACGCATCTGCCACCAACCGATTTCGAGGATAATCGATCGTTACTGAAGGAATTCTGTGACCGTCACAACAAAATTAAAAGCAACGTTGTCCTAGTTACG tCGGGTGGCACAACCGTGCCCTTGGAACACAACACCGTACGTTTTGTAGACAATTTCAGTGCCGGAACGCGTGGTTCCGCTTCGGCGGAATATTTTCTGGACCATGGATATGCTGTGATCTTTATGCATAGACTAAAATCCTTGGAGCCTTTTACCAGACATTTTACTGGACAACAATTTTTGGATATGTTGGAGCTACATGAAAGTGGACCGAGCACTACAATAACAGTGGATCCAGATAGCGTTGATGTTCTTGCGCCCATTTTACAAAAGTACAAAAATGCCCGCGAAAGTCAGATGATATTGTATATAAGTTTCACAAGTGTTGTTGACTATATGTGGCTGTTGAGAGCTGCATGCGAATGCTTAGCCACGTTCGAACAACGAGCACTTTTGTACCTAGCAGCTGCTGTTTCTGACTTCTACATTCCATCCGATAAAATG CCAACGCACAAAATGCAATCAGGGCAGGGAGCCCCTGTTATTTCCTTACAATTAGTGCCAAAGATGCTTGCGCCACTTGCGAGCCTGTGGGTACCCCATGCGTTCGTAGTATCATTTAAACTAGAGACGGATGAAAGTCTGCTGATAACAAAGTCTAGAGATAGTTTGAATAAGTATAAACATAAG CTGGTAATTGCAAACATCCTACAAACACGAAAGCATCGTGTTGTATTTGTAACACCAACCACCTCCTATGAGCTACATTTAACGCGTGAACAAGCATTAGCTGGTCTCGAGATCGAAGAACCTATCGTTGCCGATGTC GTTCGCAAGCACGAGGAGTTCATAAATTCGGCAACTCGTCAATGA